One region of Populus trichocarpa isolate Nisqually-1 chromosome 4, P.trichocarpa_v4.1, whole genome shotgun sequence genomic DNA includes:
- the LOC7466825 gene encoding lactoylglutathione lyase GLX1 produces the protein MHLIPLTTDTSDSISHTEPTQFNTWQTSTTSQRNSPVTLICLIDLFFLNTRQGTVRDDHFSSYSPLSTLHFLNYGMAEEAAKAVTPNAELLEWPKKDKRRLLHAVYRVGDLDRTIKFYTEGFGMKLLRHRDIPEEKYSNAFLGFGPEESNFVVELTYNYGVTSYDIGEGFGHFAIATEDVYKLVEKLRALGGNVTREPGPVKGGASVIAFVKDPDGYAFELIQRGPTPEPLCQLMLRVGDLDRSIKFYEKALGMKLLRKIDRPEYKYTLAMMGYADEYETTVLELTYNYGVTEYTKGNAYAQVAISTDDVYKSAEVVNLVTQELGGKITRQPGPIPGINTKITSFLDPDGWKSVLVDNEDFLKELHKEE, from the exons ATGCATCTTATTCCTCTAACGACAGATACATCTGACTCGATATCTCACACCGAACCGACACAATTCAACACGTGGCAAACATCGACAACTTCACAACGTAACAGCCCCGTCACTCTAATATGCCTTATTgacttattctttttaaataccCGTCAAGGTACCGTACGCGACGATCATTTCAGCTCTTACTCTCCACTCTCCACTCTCCACTTTCTG AATTACGGTATGGCTGAGGAGGCAGCGAAAGCAGTGACGCCAAACGCAGAGTTGCTGGAATGGCCGAAGAAAGACAAGCGTCGTTTGCTTCATGCTGTGTATCGTGTTGGTGATCTTGATCGCACCATTAA GTTTTATACAGAAGGATTTGGAATGAAGTTATTAAGGCACAGGGATATACCAGAAGAGAAATACTCCAATGCATTTCTTGGGTTTGGACCTGAAGAGTCTAATTTTGTTGTTGAATTAACTTACA ATTATGGGGTGACTTCATATGATATTGGAGAAGGTTTTGGTCATTTTGCAATTGCAACTGAGGAT GTTTATAAGCTAGTAGAAAAGCTCCGTGCCCTTGGTGGTAACGTTACTAGGGAACCTGGTCCGGTCAAAGGTGGAGCATCTGTAATTGCATTCGTGAAGGATCCTGATGGCTATGCTTTTGAGCTCATCCAGAGAGGTCCAACTCCTGAGCCCCTCTGCCAATTAATGCTCCGTGTTGGAGATCTTGATCGCTCTATCAAGTTCTATGAAAAG GCCTTGGGGATGAAGCTATTGAGGAAGATTGATAGACCTGAGTACAAG TACACATTGGCCATGATGGGGTATGCTGATGAATATGAGACAACTGTTCTGGAATTGACTTACAACTATGGTGTGACTGAATACACCAAGGGAAATGCATATGCACAG GTTGCAATTAGTACTGATGATGTGTACAAAAGTGCTGAGGTTGTCAACCTTGTTACGCAAGAGCTTGGTGGTAAGATAACACGTCAACCAGGACCAATTCCTGGAATCAACACAAAAATCACCTCTTTTCTAGATCCAGATGGCTGGAAATCT GTTCTGGTTGACAATGAGGACTTCCTCAAAGAACTCCACAAGGAAGAGTGA